A window of the Henckelia pumila isolate YLH828 chromosome 3, ASM3356847v2, whole genome shotgun sequence genome harbors these coding sequences:
- the LOC140892469 gene encoding short integuments 2, mitochondrial, translating to MGTMKKIVRRGSLLGEMGFIKGGGNVNWFPGHMAAATRAIRDRLKLSDFVIEVRDSRIPLSSANNELQPMLVGKRRVIALNKKDLANPNIMHKWIRYFDSCEQDCLPINAHSKSSVKKLLDLVEFKLKEVISREPTLLVMVVGVPNVGKSALINSIHQIASMRFLVQEKRKRATVGPLPGVTQDIAGFKIAHRPSIYVLDTPGVLVPSIPDVETGLKLAAAGSVKDSIVGEDRIVQYLLALLNIRGTPLHWKNLTERETEGLNPYLDDKPDYDLKNLVPTRRRKPPSKSDVYYIEDMVTEVQRALCVTLMEFNGDLEDEDDLGNLTELQFEALQKALKVPHKTSEARTIVSKKFLALFRAGKLGTFIFDDVPEVNEPMSN from the exons ATGGGGACAATGAAAAAGATAGTGAGGAGAGGATCGTTGCTTGGTGAAATGGGTTTCATTAAAGGTGGCGGGAATGTGAACTGGTTTCCGGGGCACATGGCGGCCGCCACTCGGGCCATCCGGGATCGTCTCAAGTTGTCCGATTTCGTCATCGAAGTGCGAGACTCCCGG ATACCTTTGTCATCTGCAAATAATGAGCTGCAACCAATGCTGGTGGGAAAAAGGCGTGTCATTGCTCTCAACAAGAAAGACTTGGCGAACCCCAATATTATGCAT AAATGGATTCGCTATTTTGACTCGTGCGAACAAGATTGCCTTCCAATAAATGCACATAGCAAGAGTTCTGTTAAAAAG CTTCTTGATCTTGTGGAGTTCAAACTGAAAGAGGTAATCTCGAGGGAGCCAACTCTTCTTGTTATGGTGGTTGGTGTTCCCAATGTTGGAAAATCGGCCCTAATCAATTCCATCCATCAAATAGCATCAATGCGCTTTCTAG TGCAGGAGAAGAGGAAGCGAGCCACAGTGGGACCTTTACCTGGAGTTACTCAAGATATTGCTGGATTTAAG ATTGCACATCGACCTAGCATATATGTCTTGGACACGCCAGGAGTGTTGGTTCCAAGTATTCCAGATGTAGAAACTGGATTAAAGCTAGCAGCAGCAG GGTCTGTGAAAGATTCTATAGTTGGCGAAGACAGGATCGTTCAGTATTTATTAGCCCTTTTAAACATACGAGGCACTCCTCTACATTGGAAGAACTTGACTGAAAGAGAAACCGAAGGCTTGAATCCCTATCTGGACGATAAGCCTGATTATGATCTTAAAAATCTCGTGCCAACGAGGCGGAGAAAACCTCCCAGCAAATCTGATGTATATTACATTGAG GATATGGTCACTGAAGTTCAACGCGCCCTGTGTGTAACACTAATGGAATTCAATGGTGACTTGGAGGATGAAGATGACTTGGGAAACCTTACCGAACTACAGTTTGAGGCATTGCAGAAGGCTTTGAAGGTACCCCATAAAACCTCGGAGGCACGAACCATTGTATCGAAGAAATTCCTCGCACTATTTCGGGCAGGGAAGCTTGGTACGTTCATTTTTGACGATGTCCCAGAAGTTAACGAGCCCATGTCGAActaa